A window from Sceloporus undulatus isolate JIND9_A2432 ecotype Alabama chromosome 8, SceUnd_v1.1, whole genome shotgun sequence encodes these proteins:
- the COQ9 gene encoding ubiquinone biosynthesis protein COQ9, mitochondrial, with translation MAAAVRAASLRRAGWGLLRCPEVFRQQQLNPARRFLRVAAVLHRASDEQKQKPNQQNLESQPVDEQHDQKYPSSHPSYTDQGGEESEGYESEEQLQNRILTAALEFVPTHGWTSDAIAEGAKSLGLSVAAAGLFHNDGSELILHFVSQCNSKLSELLEEQHKLVQLGQAEKKKTDQFLKDALEARLRMLIPYIEKWPQAISVLLLPHNIPASLNLLTSMVDDMWHYAGDQSTDINWYTRRAVLAGIYNTTELVMIQDSSPDFEDTWAFLQNRIADAMNMGHTAKQVQATGEALVQGLMGAAVTIRNLTGLNQRR, from the exons TCTTCAGGCAGCAGCAGCTAAATCCAGCCCGGCGCTTCCTCCGCGTTGCAGCTGTCCTACACAGAGCTTCGGATGAGCAGAAACAGAAGCCTAATCAGCAGAACTTGGAATCACAGCCAGTGGATGAGCAACATGATCAAAAGTATCCCAGCTCACATCCCAg CTACACAGATCAGGGTGGTGAAGAGTCAGAAGGCTATGAGAGTGAAGAGCAGCTGCAAAACCGGATCCTGACGGCGGCTCTGGAGTTTGTCCCGACCCATGGCTGGACATCAGATGCCATTGCAGAGGGAGCGAAG tCATTGGGTCTTTCTGTTGCTGCAGCAGGGCTTTTTCACAACGACGGCAGTGAACTGATCCTGCACTTTGTGTCCCAGTGCAACTCCAAACTTTCTGAACTTCTCGAGGAGCAGCACAAGCTGGTGCAGCTGGGCCAGGCTGA gaagaagaagacagaCCAGTTTCTAAAGGATGCCTTAGAAGCTAGGCTGAGGATGCTTATTCCTTATATTGAAAAGTGGCCCCAG GCTATTAGTGTGTTGTTGCTGCCGCACAATATCCCAGCCAGCCTCAATCTCCTGACAAGTATGGTGGATGACATGTGGCACTATGCGGGAGATCAGTCCACTGAT ATAAACTGGTACACTCGCCGAGCAGTGCTGGCTGGTATTTACAACACTACGGAGCTTGTGATGATTCAGGACTCCTCTCCTGATTTTGAGGATACCTGGGCTTTCCTCCAAAACAGAATAGCTGACGCTATGAACATGGGCCACACAGCTAAACAG GTGCAAGCGACAGGAGAAGCCCTTGTCCAGGGACTTATGGGTGCTGCTGTGACT ATAAGGAACCTCACAGGGCTGAACCAACGTCGGTGA